In Kitasatospora gansuensis, a genomic segment contains:
- a CDS encoding SigE family RNA polymerase sigma factor, whose protein sequence is MAKQAHADEFTAYVASRGGWLRKVAYLLCADWHRADDLVQESITKLYVQWPRVSRAENVDGYARKVLLNTFLAEQRTAWWRRTDRTEVPADGALPLAGDLDAALDLRRALMALPPRQRAAVVLRYYCDLSVDQTADALGCSSGNVKSQSARGLEALRRSLAPGRLTFSEGPA, encoded by the coding sequence ATGGCGAAACAGGCGCACGCCGACGAGTTCACCGCTTACGTGGCTTCCAGGGGCGGCTGGTTACGGAAGGTGGCGTACCTGCTCTGCGCGGACTGGCACCGGGCGGACGACCTGGTGCAGGAGAGCATCACCAAGCTCTACGTGCAGTGGCCGCGGGTGAGCCGGGCGGAGAACGTCGACGGGTACGCCAGGAAGGTCCTGCTGAACACCTTCCTGGCCGAGCAGCGCACCGCCTGGTGGCGGCGGACCGACCGGACCGAGGTGCCGGCCGACGGGGCGCTGCCGCTCGCGGGCGATCTGGACGCCGCGCTGGACCTGCGGCGGGCGCTGATGGCGCTGCCGCCCCGGCAGCGGGCGGCGGTGGTGCTTCGGTACTACTGCGATCTGAGCGTGGATCAGACCGCGGACGCGCTGGGCTGCTCGTCCGGCAATGTGAAGAGCCAGAGTGCCCGGGGGCTTGAGGCGCTGCGGCGCTCGCTCGCCCCGGGGCGGCTGACGTTTTCGGAGGGACCGGCGTAA
- a CDS encoding cation diffusion facilitator family transporter: protein MSTEGGTKALVAALSANLAIAASKFTAFAFTGSSSMLAEGVHSVADSGNQVLLLVGSKRAAREADEEHPFGYGRERYIYAFVVSIVLFSVGGLFAVYEGVEKIRHPHELHGWYWAVGVLAFAIIAESWSFYTAITEGRKAKGTLGWVEYIRRAKAPELPVVLLEDFGALIGLVLALLGVGLTVITGDGVWDGVGTLSIGVLLVAIAVVLALETRSLLIGESADKNDVQKIRAALVDHDSVTRIIHMRTLHLGPEELLVAAKIGVNAEDSAVQVAEAIDLAEARVRKAVPIARVIYLEPDIYSAEKEAQGLDPAATPGGPTH, encoded by the coding sequence GTTGCGGCGCTGTCCGCGAACCTGGCGATCGCCGCGAGCAAGTTCACGGCCTTCGCCTTCACCGGCTCGTCCTCGATGCTGGCCGAAGGCGTGCACTCGGTGGCGGACTCGGGCAACCAGGTGCTGCTGCTGGTGGGCAGCAAGCGGGCGGCCCGCGAGGCCGACGAGGAGCACCCGTTCGGGTACGGCCGCGAGCGGTACATCTACGCCTTCGTGGTCTCCATCGTGCTGTTCAGTGTCGGTGGCCTGTTCGCGGTGTACGAGGGCGTGGAGAAGATCCGCCACCCGCACGAGCTGCACGGCTGGTACTGGGCGGTCGGTGTGCTGGCCTTCGCGATCATCGCCGAGAGCTGGTCCTTCTACACGGCGATCACCGAGGGCAGGAAGGCCAAGGGAACCCTCGGCTGGGTGGAGTACATCCGCCGGGCCAAGGCGCCCGAACTGCCGGTGGTCCTGCTGGAGGACTTCGGCGCGCTGATCGGTCTGGTGCTCGCGCTGCTCGGCGTCGGGCTCACCGTCATCACGGGTGACGGGGTGTGGGACGGCGTCGGCACCCTCTCCATCGGCGTGCTGCTGGTGGCCATCGCGGTGGTGCTCGCACTGGAGACCCGCAGCCTGCTGATCGGCGAGTCCGCCGACAAGAACGACGTCCAGAAGATCCGCGCGGCGCTGGTCGACCACGACTCGGTGACCCGGATCATCCACATGCGCACCCTGCACCTCGGCCCGGAGGAGCTGCTGGTCGCCGCGAAGATCGGCGTCAACGCGGAGGACAGCGCCGTTCAGGTGGCCGAGGCGATCGACCTGGCCGAGGCCCGGGTCCGCAAGGCGGTCCCGATCGCCCGGGTGATCTACCTGGAGCCGGACATCTACAGCGCCGAGAAGGAGGCCCAGGGCCTCGACCCGGCGGCCACCCCCGGCGGCCCCACGCACTGA
- a CDS encoding stage II sporulation protein M: protein MDLDVFVTAHQAEWHRLEVLSKRRRLSGEEADELVTLYQRATSHLAQIQSAAPDPTLVGRLTTLVARARSAVTGARTASWRDAVRYFTVSFPAALYRSRRWWIPIAVLSILFSALIGWWIAAHPEIRDSLAAPDQIREMTKPGGQYETYYSDHPASSFAAQVWTNNAWVAAQCLIFGVLLGLPVIWVLISNVMNLGVALGLMSSAGRLDFFLGLLLPHGLLELTAVFVAAGLGLRLGWTVIDPGPRPRATALAEEGRSVIGMAIGLTVVLFVSGLLEAFVTPSGLPTWARIGIGALAELLFLLYALVLGRRAAATGDAGDLESADRADLNPVAA from the coding sequence ATGGACCTCGACGTCTTCGTCACCGCCCACCAGGCGGAGTGGCACCGTCTGGAGGTCCTGAGCAAGCGGCGCCGCCTCAGCGGGGAGGAGGCCGACGAACTCGTCACGCTCTACCAACGCGCCACCAGCCACCTGGCCCAGATCCAGTCCGCCGCCCCCGACCCCACCCTGGTCGGCCGGCTCACCACCCTGGTGGCCCGGGCCCGCAGCGCGGTGACCGGCGCCCGCACCGCCTCCTGGCGCGACGCCGTCCGGTACTTCACCGTCAGCTTCCCCGCCGCGCTCTACCGCTCCCGCCGCTGGTGGATACCGATCGCGGTGCTCTCGATCCTGTTCTCCGCCCTGATCGGCTGGTGGATCGCCGCCCACCCCGAAATCCGCGACAGCCTGGCCGCCCCCGACCAGATCCGCGAGATGACCAAGCCCGGCGGCCAGTACGAGACGTACTACTCCGACCACCCCGCCAGCTCGTTCGCCGCCCAGGTGTGGACCAACAACGCCTGGGTCGCCGCCCAGTGCCTGATCTTCGGCGTCCTGCTGGGCCTCCCGGTCATCTGGGTCCTGATCAGCAACGTGATGAACCTCGGCGTCGCCCTCGGCCTGATGAGCTCGGCCGGCCGCCTGGACTTCTTCCTCGGCCTGCTGCTCCCGCACGGCCTGCTCGAACTCACCGCCGTCTTCGTCGCCGCCGGCCTGGGCCTCCGCCTCGGCTGGACCGTCATCGACCCCGGCCCCCGCCCCCGAGCCACCGCCCTCGCCGAGGAGGGCCGCTCGGTGATCGGCATGGCGATCGGCCTCACCGTCGTCCTGTTCGTCAGCGGACTGCTCGAAGCCTTCGTCACCCCCTCCGGACTCCCCACCTGGGCCCGGATCGGCATCGGCGCGCTCGCCGAGCTGCTCTTCCTTCTCTACGCCCTGGTCCTCGGCCGCCGAGCCGCCGCGACCGGCGACGCCGGCGACCTCGAATCCGCCGATCGGGCGGACCTCAATCCGGTGGCGGCGTAG
- a CDS encoding nuclear transport factor 2 family protein: MSKSEIDQLTAEFFGSFDNRGGKAADVGRIRRLMLPGGVIVKTGGGLVTYTVEEFVEPRERLLADGRLTEFNEWETSERTDIVGDIACRFGEYRKSGILNGEPFEGSGTKTIQFVRTDEGWRIVAFSWYDQP, encoded by the coding sequence ATGTCAAAGAGTGAGATCGATCAGCTGACCGCCGAGTTCTTCGGATCCTTCGACAACCGCGGTGGCAAGGCCGCCGACGTGGGCCGGATCCGGCGGCTGATGCTGCCGGGTGGGGTGATCGTCAAGACCGGTGGAGGGCTGGTCACCTACACCGTGGAGGAGTTCGTCGAGCCTCGGGAGCGGCTGTTGGCCGATGGCCGGCTGACCGAGTTCAACGAGTGGGAGACCTCGGAGCGGACGGACATCGTGGGGGACATCGCGTGCCGGTTCGGGGAGTACCGGAAGTCCGGGATCTTGAACGGCGAGCCGTTCGAGGGCAGCGGGACCAAGACGATCCAGTTCGTCCGCACCGATGAGGGCTGGCGGATCGTGGCGTTCTCCTGGTACGACCAGCCCTGA
- a CDS encoding SigE family RNA polymerase sigma factor, with product MAKLSRDAEFTAFVTSRSGWLRKVAYLLCADSHRADDLVQESVTKLYVNWHRAQRADNLDGYARVVLVNTFLAEQRTAWWRRTARGEAVVDGVAELGRELETSLDLRRALAALPSRQRATVVLRYYCDLTVEQTAEAMGCSAGNVKSQTSRGLDALRRSLAGDPFSAPGGVA from the coding sequence ATGGCGAAGCTGTCGCGCGACGCCGAGTTCACGGCATTCGTCACCTCGAGAAGCGGGTGGCTCCGCAAGGTGGCGTACCTGCTCTGCGCGGACTCGCACCGGGCGGACGACCTGGTGCAGGAGAGCGTCACCAAGCTCTACGTGAACTGGCACCGGGCCCAACGGGCGGACAACCTGGATGGCTACGCCAGGGTGGTGCTGGTGAACACGTTCCTCGCCGAGCAGCGCACCGCGTGGTGGCGGCGGACCGCCCGGGGGGAGGCGGTGGTGGACGGCGTCGCGGAACTCGGCCGCGAGCTGGAGACATCCCTGGACCTACGACGGGCGCTCGCCGCGCTGCCGTCCCGGCAGCGGGCCACCGTGGTGCTCCGCTACTACTGCGACCTGACGGTGGAACAGACCGCCGAGGCGATGGGGTGCTCGGCCGGCAACGTCAAGAGTCAGACCTCGCGCGGCCTCGACGCGCTCCGGCGCAGCCTGGCGGGCGATCCCTTCAGCGCACCTGGAGGTGTGGCGTGA
- the ahcY gene encoding adenosylhomocysteinase yields the protein MSTNLNGDFKVADLSLAAFGRKEIQLAEHEMPGLMSIRKEFSATKPLAGARITGSLHMTVQTAVLIETLVALGAEVRWCSCNIFSTQDHAAAAIAVGPEGTPENPSGVPVYAWKGETLEEYWWCTEQALTWPNGQTPNMILDDGGDATLLIHKGVEFEKAGAAPDPSTADNDEYRLILEVLNRTLKDAPGKWTEMAATIKGVTEETTTGVHRLYEMHRDGNLLFPAINVNDAVTKSKFDNKYGCRHSLIDGINRATDVLIGGKVAVVCGYGDVGKGSAESLRGQGARVIITEIDPICALQAAMDGYQVTTLEEVVSIADIFITTTGNKDIILAKHMEQMKHQAIVGNIGHFDNEIDIAGLSKLPGIVRTEVKPQVHEWRFADGHTIIMLSEGRLLNLGNATGHPSFVMSNSFANQTIAQIELFTKTEEYPVGVYVLPKHLDEKVARLHLDALGVKLTVLSQEQADYIGVPVEGPYKAEQYRY from the coding sequence ATGTCGACCAACCTCAACGGTGACTTCAAGGTCGCCGACCTCTCGCTTGCCGCCTTCGGTCGCAAGGAGATCCAGCTCGCCGAGCACGAGATGCCGGGTCTGATGTCGATCCGCAAGGAGTTCTCGGCCACCAAGCCGCTGGCCGGCGCCCGGATCACCGGTTCGCTGCACATGACCGTGCAGACCGCCGTCCTGATCGAGACCCTGGTCGCCCTCGGCGCCGAGGTCCGCTGGTGCTCCTGCAACATCTTCTCCACCCAGGACCACGCGGCCGCCGCCATCGCGGTCGGCCCGGAGGGCACCCCCGAGAACCCGTCCGGTGTCCCGGTGTACGCCTGGAAGGGCGAGACGCTGGAGGAGTACTGGTGGTGCACCGAGCAGGCGCTGACCTGGCCGAACGGTCAGACCCCGAACATGATCCTGGACGACGGCGGCGACGCGACGCTCCTGATCCACAAGGGCGTCGAGTTCGAGAAGGCCGGTGCCGCTCCGGACCCGTCCACCGCGGACAACGACGAGTACCGCCTCATCCTCGAGGTGCTCAACCGCACCCTCAAGGACGCCCCCGGCAAGTGGACCGAGATGGCCGCCACGATCAAGGGCGTCACCGAGGAGACCACCACCGGTGTCCACCGTCTCTACGAGATGCACCGTGACGGCAACCTGCTGTTCCCGGCGATCAACGTCAACGACGCCGTCACCAAGTCGAAGTTCGACAACAAGTACGGCTGCCGGCACTCGCTGATCGACGGCATCAACCGCGCCACCGACGTGCTGATCGGCGGCAAGGTCGCGGTGGTCTGCGGCTACGGCGACGTGGGCAAGGGCTCGGCGGAGTCGCTGCGCGGCCAGGGCGCCCGCGTGATCATCACCGAGATCGACCCGATCTGCGCGCTGCAGGCGGCGATGGACGGCTACCAGGTGACCACCCTGGAGGAGGTCGTCTCCATCGCGGACATCTTCATCACCACCACGGGCAACAAGGACATCATCCTTGCCAAGCACATGGAGCAGATGAAGCACCAGGCGATCGTCGGCAACATCGGCCACTTCGACAACGAGATCGACATCGCCGGTCTGTCGAAGCTGCCGGGCATCGTGCGGACCGAGGTCAAGCCGCAGGTCCACGAGTGGCGCTTCGCCGACGGCCACACGATCATCATGCTGTCCGAGGGCCGTCTGCTGAACCTCGGCAACGCGACCGGTCACCCGTCGTTCGTGATGTCGAACTCCTTCGCGAACCAGACGATCGCGCAGATCGAGCTGTTCACCAAGACCGAGGAGTACCCGGTCGGCGTCTACGTGCTGCCCAAGCACCTGGACGAGAAGGTGGCCCGCCTCCACCTGGACGCCCTGGGCGTCAAGCTCACCGTCCTGAGCCAGGAGCAGGCCGACTACATCGGCGTCCCGGTCGAGGGCCCGTACAAGGCCGAGCAGTACCGCTACTGA
- a CDS encoding RDD family protein, protein MSQLVTGEAVVLGLRSAKLPSRALAIWLDLFAEFAVLIGVLYLLDSTLNAVDSAAAAAIALGLMVFCLVGVPVLVETLTRGRSLGKLALGLRVVRTDGGPVRFRHALVRGLVGFAELLMFMGVPAVVCSLVSPEGRRLGDVFAGTLVVRERVPGAGAGRAALPPLSPELMQGLGGGLVALDLSAVPEGLWLAIRQYLGRIGQLDPAVGHGMALRLVGDLVARTGQAAPYGVPPAAYLGAVLAERQRRDWERSLGHQAQQQASQAPPYAPPVPAPTPPVTPPGPSAPSTGFAPPA, encoded by the coding sequence ATGAGTCAGTTGGTGACGGGCGAGGCGGTGGTCCTCGGGCTGCGGTCGGCCAAGCTGCCGAGTCGGGCGCTGGCGATCTGGCTGGATCTGTTCGCCGAGTTCGCGGTGCTGATCGGCGTGCTCTACCTGCTGGACTCGACCCTCAACGCGGTGGACTCCGCCGCCGCGGCGGCGATCGCGCTCGGGCTGATGGTGTTCTGCCTGGTGGGCGTACCGGTGCTGGTGGAGACCCTGACCCGCGGGCGGTCGCTCGGGAAGCTGGCGCTGGGTCTGCGAGTGGTGCGGACCGACGGCGGGCCGGTGCGGTTCCGGCACGCTCTGGTGCGCGGCCTGGTGGGTTTCGCCGAGCTGCTGATGTTCATGGGCGTACCGGCGGTCGTCTGCTCGCTGGTCTCGCCGGAGGGCCGCCGGCTCGGGGACGTCTTCGCCGGGACCCTGGTGGTCCGGGAGCGGGTGCCCGGGGCGGGTGCCGGGCGGGCCGCGCTGCCGCCGCTGTCCCCGGAGCTGATGCAGGGGCTGGGCGGCGGGCTGGTGGCGCTGGACCTGTCGGCGGTCCCGGAGGGGCTGTGGCTGGCGATCCGGCAGTACCTGGGGCGGATCGGGCAGCTGGACCCGGCGGTCGGGCACGGCATGGCACTGCGGCTGGTCGGTGACCTGGTGGCCCGCACCGGTCAGGCCGCACCGTACGGGGTGCCCCCGGCGGCGTACCTCGGTGCGGTGCTCGCGGAGCGCCAACGGCGTGACTGGGAGCGGTCGTTGGGCCACCAGGCGCAGCAGCAGGCGTCCCAGGCACCGCCGTACGCACCGCCCGTTCCGGCGCCGACTCCCCCGGTGACGCCGCCGGGTCCGTCCGCTCCGTCGACCGGTTTCGCGCCGCCGGCCTGA